The following proteins are encoded in a genomic region of Tenebrio molitor chromosome 7, icTenMoli1.1, whole genome shotgun sequence:
- the LOC138135418 gene encoding protocadherin beta-12-like: MRVIFVIFLGLLCRVSSFEFEPVNQDGVVFGDRTSTAQQIEVDENNDGGRVPIVSITGVRNALAMTGMTTNFELLDAELKTDDNVNYQLIVNLLDYESLNSGEDSVLVAIGEVSNSATMQALQILIKNLDDEHPTLIVSNCIFEEETVIDVNNSPCSFTITDPDGFLDTMDFSNIVGSKGEADIFEFAYKTQPSYGDRESEIYLVLKDGQILDYEAITLFSFKVEAQDNAHHPTTPASVPIIVQVKDMPDQTPVWDIAFPKIITITEKTKTEIQVSAIDGDYGINNDITYTVEDPNKFATVDAKSGLITVSPIDKDKGFDQVTLTVTAIEVQQPNSTLVGTIRLIIEDIDDSITRFKTNLIWYM; encoded by the exons ATGCGAGtcatttttgtgatttttttgggACTACTATGTCGCG TTTCGTCGTTCGAGTTCGAACCTGTCAACCAGGATGGGGTGGTATTCGGAGACAGAACGTCAACAGCGCAACAAATAGAAGTAGACGAGAATAACGATGGCGGTAGAGTTCCAATAGTTTCGATAACCGGAG TGAGGAACGCACTTGCGATGACCGGAATGACGACCAACTTTGAGTTGCTAGACGCCGAACTAAAAACAGATGACAACGTGAATTACCAGCTCATTGTCAATTTGCTGGATTACGAATCTTTAAATTCAGGCGAGGACAGCGTGCTTGTGGCCATCGGCGAAGTGTCAAATTCTGCCACAATGCAGGCATTGCAAATATTAATCAAGAACTTGGACGACGAACATCCGACACTGATAGTTTCAAACTGCATTTTCGAA GAAGAAACTGTCATCGACGTGAACAATTCTCCATGCAGTTTTACAATCACTGATCCGGATGGTTTTTTGGATACGATGGACTTTTCGAACATTGTGGGCTCGAAG GGCGAAGCTgacattttcgaatttgctTATAAGACGCAGCCAAGCTATGGGGATCGAGAAAGCGAAATTTATTTGGTATTGAAAGATGGACAAATACTGGATTACGAGGCGATAACactgttcagttttaaagtaGAAGCACAg GATAACGCCCATCATCCGACCACGCCAGCGAGTGTTCCGATCATAGTACAGGTGAAAGACATGCCAGATCAAACACCAGTGTGGGACATAGCCTTTCccaaaattattacaataacAGAAAAGACAAAGACGGAAATACAAGTGTCTGCAATAGATGGAGACTATGGAATTAACAACGACATAACATATACCGTCGAAGACCCGA ACAAGTTCGCTACGGTGGATGCCAAATCTGGTTTAATTACCGTCAGTCCAATTGACAAAGATAAGGGTTTCGATCAAGTCACTTTAACTGTGACTGCAATTGAAGTGCAACAGCCAAATTCGACACTAGTTGGCACCATACGGCTGATCATTGAAGATATTGATGACAGCATAACTCGCTTCAAAACTAATCTAATTTGGtatatgtaa